A part of Ammospiza caudacuta isolate bAmmCau1 chromosome 7, bAmmCau1.pri, whole genome shotgun sequence genomic DNA contains:
- the ATPAF1 gene encoding ATP synthase mitochondrial F1 complex assembly factor 1 — translation MAGPLCQGWGLGVALRSRAALRPLGLLAPPARGVLGPAEGSGTAAGSGTAAGSGQAALEENPFYGKYQHKIQELRRSNPDVFESRMEKRSEVKKQPVGHSKQGEFIRCMEEKAEGLGSKTSKGGFTKDKTLDSILNVEMVKEKSAEEITQIWNQYFSAKDTVYAVIPADKFDLMWKRAQECPSFLYALPRKEGYEFFVGQWSGTELHFTSLINVQTQGETAPSQLVLYHYPDLQKEKGIVLMTAEMDSKFLVVHDAQCLANQVQLFYATDRSETYGLVETFNHRSSEFKYMAVIAELEQSGLGRELRPGQASDKS, via the exons ATGGCGGGCccgctgtgccagggctggggcctgGGGGTGGCCCTGCGGAGCCGCGCCGCGCTCCGGCCGCTCGGGCTGCTGGCACCGCCGGCACGGGGCGTGCTGGGGCCGGCTGAGGGATCAGGAACGGCGGCGGGATCGGGAACAGCAGCGGGATCGGGACAGGCGGCGCTGGAGGAGAACCCCTTCTACGGGAAGTACCAGCACAAGATCCAGGAGCTGCGGAG GTCCAATCCAGATGTGTTTGAATCCCGCATGGAAAAAAGAAGTGAAGTGAAAAAGCAGCCCGTGGGACATTCCAAACAAGGAGAGTTTATCAGATGCATGGAGGAAAAG GCAGAAGGCTTGGGCAGCAAGACATCAAAGGGAGGATTCACAAAGGATAAG ACACTTGATTCAATTCTTAATGTTGAGATGgtgaaagaaaaatcagcagAGGAGATAACACAG ATTTGGAATCAGTATTTTTCTGCAAAAGACACAGTTTATGCTGTTATCCCT GCAGACAAGTTTGATTTGATGTGGAAGAGAGCCCAGGAGTGTCCATCG TTTCTATATGCTTTGCCAAGAAAAGAAGGCTATGAGTTCTTCGTGGGGCAGTGGTCTGGAACAGAATTACACTTCACTTCCCTGATAAATGTTCAG ACCCAGGGTGAAACTGCTCCAAGCCAGTTGGTCTTGTACCATTATCCTGATctgcagaaggagaaagggaTAGTACTAATGACAGCAGAAATGGACTCCAAGTTCTTG GTGGTCCATGATGCCCAGTGCTTGGCCAACCAGGTGCAGCTGTTCTACGCCACGGATCGCTCCGAGACCTACGGATTGGTGGAGACCTTCAACCACAGATCCAGTGAATTCAAATACATGGCAGTTATAGCAGAGCTTGAGCAAAGTGGCCTTGGAAGAGAACTGAGACCTGGGCAGGCTTCTGACAAGTCATAG
- the EFCAB14 gene encoding EF-hand calcium-binding domain-containing protein 14, with amino-acid sequence MKKRKELNALIGLAADGRRKKPAKKGSGHRLLRTEPPASDSESSSEEDEFSGARGRCGKGDYLRCCRFCYPLCAFVILAACVVACVGLVWMQVALKEDLDAIKEKFRTMESNQKTSFQEIPKLNEDLVQNQKQLEQIETGEQGLSKIWINITEINKQISLLTSTVNHLKNNIKSAADLISLPLTVEKLQKTVANIGSTLTSVAHDVENIQTAIEEYKKSIEILQNDVKELKQLPSLPSTVVPRTEGNQTEYCKKESQALHAALEQLNNTVVVYQKLNDIKLLNVDSAIGNLSRKVTLLENSPLVVKNPDKRENSSTIVGNNATTSLKVENEDQLDSETQSNKELKEAGTTRDPQVSKLKETLQLISALTSKSENDRPIEASKNVESSQTTTAKPTDLSRVASRSAGDNTERNGQLSHLSLPGISSIEDLQKLFEKAPADADGKLSYKDLQKLFGSTAQESQSFKEFDTDGDEKYTLKELRSALGL; translated from the exons ATGAAGAAGCGGAAGGAGCTGAACGCCCTCATCGGCCTGGCCGCCGACGGCCGCAGGAAGAAGCCTGCCAAGAAGGGCTCGGGCCACCGGCTGCTGCGCACCGAGCCGCCCGCCTCCGACTCCGAGTCCAGCTCCGAGGAGGACGAGTTCTccggggcgcggggccgctgCGGAAA GGGAGACTACCTGCGGTGCTGCAGGTTCTGTTACCCTTTATGTGCGTTTGTCATTCTTGCTGCTTGTGTGGTCGCGTGTGTTGGCTTAGTCTGGATGCAGGTGGCTCTCAAAGAGGATTTGGATGCAATAAAGGAGAAGTTTCGAACTA tGGAATCTAATCAAAAGACATCATTCCAAGAAATTCCTAAACTGAATGAAGATTTGGTGCAGAACCAAAAGCAGCTAGAACAAATTGAGACTGGAGAACAGGGGCTGAGTAAAATTTGGATCAATATCACAGAGATCAATAAACAG ATATCACTATTGACCTCAACAGTAAATCATCTCAAAAACAATATAAAATCTGCTGCTGACCTGatttctcttcccctcacagtAGAGAAACTTCAGAAG ACTGTAGCCAACATAGGTAGCACCCTTACCAGTGTGGCTCATGATGTTGAAAATATACAGACAGCTATTGAGGAATACAAGAAATCCATAGAAATACTCCAGAATGATGTG AAGGAATTAAAACAGCTGCCTTCACTTCCCTCCACTGTTGTGCCAAGGACTGAGGGAAATCAGACAGAATACTGCAAAAAg GAAAGCCAGGCACTGCATGCAGCTTTGGAACAGCTAAATAATACTGTAGTGGTGTACCAAAAGTTGAATGACATCAAGCTTCTAAATGTGGATTCAGCCATTGGCAACCTCAGCCGGAAAGTTACGCTGTTGGAAAACTCTCCCCTGGTTGTGAAAAACCCAGACAAAAGAGAGAACTCATCCACCATCGTG GGGAATAATGCAACTACCTCTCTAAAAGTGGAAAATGAAGATCAACTAGATAGTGAAACTCAGTCAAATAAAGAACTGAAG GAAGCAGGAACTACTAGAGATCCTCAGGTATCAAAACTAAAAGAGACTCTTCAGCTGATCAGTGCTCTCACAAGCAAGTCAGAAAATGACAGACCCATTGAGGCATCAAAGAATG TTGAAAGTAGTCAGACTACTACAGCAAAGCCCACAGACCTTTCAAGGGTGGCTTCAAGGTCAGCTGGTGACAACACAGAGAGAAATGGGCAGCTGAGCCATCTGTCCTTGCCAGGAATTTCCAGCATCGAAG ATCTTCAGAAACTGTTTGAAAAAGCACCTGCAGATGCTGATGGAAAACTCTCATACAAAGACCTTCAAAAGCTGTTTGGCTCCACAGCCCAAGAATCACAGAGCTTTAAGGAGTTTGACACAGATGGAGATGAGAAATACACACTAAAAGAACTGAGATCAGCATTAGGTCTATAG
- the LOC131559773 gene encoding cytochrome P450 4B1-like, with amino-acid sequence MKLLWLGVDVSRVLHLAAVFCLTCVLLKAIQLFHRRRELLRALADFPGHPTHWLFGHVHEFLKEEEVLDKAELWAQKYPLVHPMWFGSFSAFLVITDPDYAKVLLARGDPKDNISYKHLVPWIGNGLLILHGPKWHQHRKLLTPGFHYDVLKPYVALMAESTNVMLDKWEKLIADGKPVELFEHVSLMTLDSIMKCAFSCHSDCQTNRKNTYIQAVYDLCHMVHQRLRIFPYHNDIIYWLSPHGFQFRKACRIAHDHTDKVIQERKESLKDEREFEKIQKKRHLDFLDILLCAKDENGAALSDEDLRAEVDTFMFEGHDTTASGISWLFYCLATHPEHQQRCREEIQGILGDRETIQWEDLGKMPYSTMCIKESLRLYPPVPGVSRQLSKPITFPDGRTLPEGSVTAISIYLIHRNPEVWKDPLVFDPLRFSPENVSGRHSHAFLPFSAGMRNCIGQQFAMNEMKVALALTLLRFELLPDPATPPLKITRIILRSKNGIHLYLRKLR; translated from the exons ATGAAGCTCCTGTGGCTGGGCGTGGATGTCTccagggtcctgcacctggcCGCCGTGTTCTGCCTGACCTGCGTGCTGCTGAAAGCCATCCAGCTGTTCCACCGGCGGCGGGAGCTGCTGCGGGCGCTGGCCGACTTCCCCGGGCACCCGACCCACTGGCTCTTCGGCCACGTCCACGAG TTTCTCAAGGAGGAAGAGGTGCTGGacaaggcagagctctgggcccAGAAGTACCCACTTGTTCACCCTATGTGGTTTGGGAGTTTCTCAGCATTCCTGGTTATCACTGATCCCGACTATGCCAAGGTTCTGTTGGCCAGAGGAG atcCCAAGGATAACATCAGCTACAAACACCTTGTCCCATGGATTG ggaatgggttGCTGATCTTACATGGGCCCAAGTGGCACCAACACAGAAAACTCCTGACCCCAGGGTTTCACTACGACGTCTTGAAGCCGTACGTGGCCCTGATGGCAGAATCTACAAACGTGATGCTG GATAAGTGGGAAAAGCTGATAGCAGATGGGAAGCCAGTGGAGCTCTTTGAGCACGTCAGCTTGATGACTCTCGATAGCATCATGAAATGTGCCTTCAGTTGTCACAGCGACTGCCAGACTAACAG GAAAAACACCTACATCCAGGCTGTCTACGACCTCTGCCACATGGTGCACCAGCGCCTCCGCATCTTCCCCTACCACAATGACATCATTTACTGGCTCAGCCCCCACGGGTTTCAGTTCAGGAAGGCCTGCAGGATCGCTCATGACCACACAG ACAAGGTGATCCAGGAGCGAAAGGAATCCCTTAAAGATGAACGGGAATTTGAAAAGATCCAGAAGAAGAGACATTTGGACTTCTTAGACATTCTGCTGTGTGCCAAA GATGAGAATGGAGCTGCACTGTCCGATGAGGACCTGCGTGCTGAGGTGGACACCTTCATGTTTGAAGGCCATGACACAACAGCCAGTGGCATCTCCTGGCTCTTCTACTGCCTGGCAACCCACCCTGAGCACCAGCAGCGCTGCAGGGAGGAGATCCAGGGCATCCTGGGGGACCGGGAGACAATCCAGTG GGAGGACCTGGGCAAGATGCCTTACAGCACCATGTGCATCAAGGAGAGCCTGCGCCTCTACCCGCCCGTGCCCGGCGTGTCCCGGCAGCTCAGCAAGCCCATCACCTTCCCTGACGGACGCACCCTGCCCGAAG GCAGCGTCACTGCAATAAGCATTTACCTCATTCACAGAAACCCTGAAGTATGGAAAGATCCtttg GTGTTTGACCCTCTGCGTTTTTCCCCAGAGAATGTCTCTGGCAGGCACTCTCAtgcctttctgcctttttctgctGGAATGAG gaactGCATCGGGCAGCAGTTTGCCATGAACGAGATGAAGGTGGCGCTGGCTCTGACCCTGCTGCGCTTCGAGCTCCTGCCCGACCCTGCCACGCCCCCCCTCAAGATAACTCGGATCATCCTTCGCTCCAAGAACGGGATCCACCTGTATTTAAGGAAGCTCCGCTGA